One window from the genome of Cryptomeria japonica chromosome 6, Sugi_1.0, whole genome shotgun sequence encodes:
- the LOC131037496 gene encoding cytochrome P450 94B3-like, producing MGIQHEPDILTSSKVAMMFPALLTIVSFFALALICAFNSYGRRDSDKVQSVPTYPIVGAAFFFWKNRDRFSECFTEQLRAAPSNTVKFQRPGGKMAIVTANPGNVEYILKTRFEIYPKGDYNKLVMNDLLGDGIFNVDGEAWKFQRKVVSYEFNTRSLRDFIAETVNGEVVHRLLPLLQKAALQGKRSLDMQDVLKRFAFDKICKVAFGADPVCLHISLPRSQFMEAFDTATYLTAQRFFTPLPISWKLKRLLKVGSERRLRQAIQSVHLFAEELMKRRNKDLSLSRAAQPEDLLSRFLSLHRISEGDFVRDIVISFILAGRDTTSAALTWFFWLLSSHPQVKKYIELEVKRVIAARDGISSGFSYEELKEMNYLQASLCESMRLYPPVPSDSKEAVQDDVLPDGTSVSKGTRVTYHPYATGRMESIWGADCLEFKPERWLKKGDNGWLVCVAENAFKHPVFQAGPRICLGKEMAFTQMKCIVASVITEFRLDVDPDLKPKFVATITSGMSSGLHVKVVDKEKD from the coding sequence ATGGGCATTCAGCATGAACCCGATATCCTCACAAGCTCAAAAGTGGCCATGATGTTTCCCGCCTTACTAACTATCGTGAGCTTCTTTGCTCTAGCCTTAATCTGCGCCTTTAATTCATACGGGCGAAGAGACAGCGATAAGGTTCAATCAGTACCCACTTACCCAATCGTGGGTGCAGCGTTTTTCTTCTGGAAGAACCGAGATCGATTTTCCGAATGTTTTACAGAGCAGCTGAGAGCGGCCCCTTCCAACACCGTCAAGTTTCAGCGCCCCGGAGGAAAAATGGCCATCGTCACAGCCAATCCAGGGAACGTGGAGTACATACTCAAAACCCGATTTGAAATTTATCCCAAGGGCGACTATAACAAGCTCGTCATGAACGATCTCCTGGGCGACGGGATTTTCAACGTGGATGGTGAGGCGTGGAAATTTCAGAGAAAGGTGGTGAGCTATGAGTTCAACACGAGGTCGTTGCGCGACTTCATAGCGGAGACCGTCAATGGAGAGGTCGTCCACCGGCTGTTGCCGCTCCTTCAGAAAGCTGCTCTGCAAGGCAAAAGGTCGTTGGATATGCAGGACGTGCTTAAGAGATTTGCCTTCGATAAAATCTGCAAAGTGGCCTTCGGTGCGGATCCCGTTTGCCTTCACATTTCTCTTCCGCGCTCACAGTTCATGGAGGCCTTTGATACTGCAACGTACTTGACAGCGCAGCGCTTCTTCACTCCCCTGCCTATCTCCTGGAAGCTCAAGCGGCTCTTAAAGGTGGGGTCGGAGAGACGCTTGAGGCAGGCAATACAGTCCGTTCACTTGTTTGCGGAAGAGCTTATGAAGAGAAGAAACAAGGATCTTTCTCTCTCCCGCGCAGCACAGCCTGAGGACTTGTTGTCCAGATTTCTGTCCCTTCATCGGATTAGCGAAGGAGATTTCGTGAGAGATATTGTCATCAGTTTTATCTTGGCTGGAAGAGACACAACTTCTGCTGCTCTCACTTGGTTTTTCTGGCTCTTGTCTTCCCATCCCCAAGTCAAAAAGTATATTGAGCTCGAAGTTAAACGTGTTATCGCTGCCAGAGATGGGATCAGTTCTGGTTTCTCTTACGAGGAATTGAAAGAGATGAATTATCTGCAGGCGTCTCTTTGTGAATCGATGCGGCTGTATCCGCCCGTTCCGTCTGATTCTAAAGAGGCAGTGCAAGACGATGTGCTTCCAGACGGCACCAGTGTGAGCAAAGGGACGCGAGTGACTTACCATCCGTACGCGACGGGAAGGATGGAGAGTATCTGGGGCGCTGATTGCTTGGAATTCAAGCCGGAGAGATGGCTCAAGAAAGGTGACAATGGATGGCTGGTGTGTGTGGCAGAGAATGCATTCAAACATCCGGTGTTTCAGGCCGGACCGCGCATTTGCTTGGGGAAAGAAATGGCTTTTACTCAGATGAAATGCATCGTTGCGAGTGTCATCACAGAATTTCGTCTGGATGTTGATCCCGACTTGAAGCCCAAGTTCGTAGCAACGATTACTTCAGGAATGAGCAGTGGGCTTCATGTCAAAGTTGTTGACAAGGAAAAGGACTGA